The following are encoded together in the Luteolibacter rhizosphaerae genome:
- a CDS encoding RDD family protein, with translation MENEPEKPQSSTPPPPPDIPPPSPASPLPMPNLAPPPPAPAPPMPDVPPPPPPATKSSEQAPKAKFDSDENDADENESVVEQLAGEAPFDTRLIAGIIDGFIAGIAILVIGKLGWVIYFAYMLLKDSLPFLDGQSLGKKLMKIRAVDSEGRSLSGNWELGIKRNILMMIPFVPLYEAYVLYQKKEAHLPLRRTGDDMAKTKVIKVKEATAA, from the coding sequence ATGGAAAACGAGCCCGAGAAGCCGCAATCCTCAACTCCGCCGCCACCGCCGGACATCCCGCCACCATCGCCAGCTTCACCGCTGCCGATGCCCAATCTGGCACCGCCGCCGCCCGCACCGGCCCCGCCGATGCCGGACGTGCCGCCCCCGCCGCCTCCCGCGACGAAGAGCAGCGAGCAGGCACCCAAGGCGAAATTCGATTCCGATGAGAACGACGCCGACGAAAATGAATCCGTGGTCGAACAACTTGCAGGCGAGGCACCTTTCGACACCCGTCTGATCGCTGGCATCATTGATGGCTTCATCGCTGGAATTGCGATCTTGGTCATCGGAAAACTGGGCTGGGTGATCTATTTCGCCTACATGCTTCTGAAGGATTCCTTGCCCTTCCTCGACGGGCAGAGCCTTGGCAAGAAGCTGATGAAAATTCGCGCGGTGGACTCCGAAGGCAGAAGCCTGAGTGGTAACTGGGAACTCGGCATCAAGCGCAATATCCTCATGATGATCCCCTTCGTTCCGCTTTATGAGGCTTATGTGCTTTATCAGAAGAAGGAGGCACATCTGCCGCTCCGCCGCACCGGCGATGACATGGCCAAGACCAAGGTGATCAAGGTCAAGGAGGCCACGGCTGCCTGA
- a CDS encoding PLP-dependent cysteine synthase family protein: MISPVAAPARPAPVGGRFIRQIPPTPLVPVTLDAELGPIWCKLEFMNPSGSTKDRIARHILEKAWRRGEIREGDTVVEASSGSTSIALALACAQMGLKFVAFIPSSATNERGLMIRAYGGEVRRIEGGMSKVLEAAESAALEHGWFAAKQFENPDNAEAHRMFTGPEILSQMECGCVDAVVSGVGTGGTLRGLWEAFDDAGCGAQAFAAIPCEGRAFGDNAECASLIFSKEVPGVAECLSLLYKEWREGPRGGAIQEVTVREELCLDLTQRLWALGYPVGPSSGLNYAAALEAKRRLGRDGRVVTVFPDRMERYFSHRVFAGLREDG; this comes from the coding sequence ATGATCTCTCCGGTCGCCGCCCCCGCTCGTCCTGCTCCCGTGGGTGGACGCTTCATCCGCCAGATCCCGCCGACGCCGCTGGTGCCGGTGACCTTGGATGCGGAGCTGGGGCCGATCTGGTGCAAGTTGGAGTTCATGAATCCCAGCGGTTCCACCAAGGATCGCATCGCCCGCCATATTCTGGAGAAGGCATGGCGACGTGGTGAAATCCGGGAAGGGGACACGGTGGTGGAGGCTTCCAGCGGCAGCACCAGCATCGCGCTCGCGCTGGCATGCGCCCAGATGGGCCTGAAGTTCGTCGCCTTTATCCCCAGCAGCGCGACCAACGAGCGCGGGCTGATGATCCGGGCCTATGGTGGCGAAGTCCGACGGATCGAGGGCGGCATGTCGAAGGTGTTGGAAGCCGCGGAGTCCGCGGCGTTGGAGCACGGATGGTTCGCTGCGAAGCAATTCGAGAATCCGGACAACGCCGAAGCCCATCGGATGTTCACCGGGCCGGAGATCCTGTCGCAGATGGAGTGCGGCTGCGTGGACGCGGTCGTCAGCGGCGTGGGCACGGGCGGCACCTTGCGGGGTCTATGGGAAGCTTTCGACGATGCCGGGTGCGGAGCGCAGGCATTCGCGGCGATTCCCTGCGAAGGCCGGGCCTTCGGTGATAACGCCGAATGTGCCAGTTTGATCTTCAGCAAGGAGGTGCCGGGCGTGGCCGAGTGCCTGTCGCTACTCTACAAAGAATGGCGGGAGGGCCCACGGGGTGGTGCAATCCAGGAGGTGACCGTGCGCGAAGAGCTCTGCCTCGATCTCACGCAGCGCCTGTGGGCCCTGGGTTATCCGGTGGGACCGAGTTCCGGTTTGAATTATGCCGCGGCCTTGGAGGCGAAGCGCCGTCTGGGAAGGGATGGAAGGGTGGTCACCGTTTTCCCGGATCGCATGGAGCGCTACTTCTCGCACCGGGTCTTTGCCGGGCTGCGGGAGGATGGTTGA
- a CDS encoding DMT family transporter: MSGDHRWTKVLPPVLLCALLWGSAFPGIKAVYRIWESEGLKPTASDCWWFAGVRFTLAGLMLLAVARRPMEEFRATSKRALLGFCITQTFGQYLLFYLAISAASASLAGLLSALGSFWWMLLAPLAAGAPWPRLAQWLAIAIGGVGVAVAASSEKAGLGNPWLGTLLLLGSTGLGTLGLVQFTGLRKTIGARAATGFSLLGGGLGLLLAGAGSFPKAALLMPPAAMGTTVWLAFVSAAAFAQWNHLSTLHPVPLLAGYRFLIPLAATLESMLFLGERPGQGFILGGVLILGSLIASQRLSRPAAVA, from the coding sequence GTGAGCGGCGATCACCGATGGACCAAGGTTCTGCCGCCGGTGCTGCTCTGCGCCTTGTTGTGGGGGAGCGCGTTCCCCGGAATCAAGGCGGTTTACCGGATCTGGGAGTCGGAGGGCTTGAAGCCGACCGCCTCCGATTGCTGGTGGTTCGCAGGTGTGCGTTTCACGCTGGCGGGACTGATGCTGCTGGCGGTGGCGAGACGGCCGATGGAGGAGTTTCGCGCCACTTCGAAGCGTGCTTTGCTGGGCTTCTGCATCACCCAGACCTTCGGGCAGTATCTGCTCTTCTATCTCGCGATCTCGGCTGCGAGCGCGAGCCTCGCCGGCTTGCTCTCCGCGCTGGGAAGCTTCTGGTGGATGCTGCTGGCGCCCTTGGCGGCAGGTGCGCCGTGGCCGCGCCTGGCCCAGTGGTTGGCGATTGCGATCGGCGGGGTGGGGGTGGCGGTCGCGGCGAGTTCGGAGAAGGCGGGACTGGGGAATCCATGGCTCGGCACGCTGCTCCTGCTGGGCTCGACCGGCTTGGGGACCCTCGGCCTAGTGCAGTTCACGGGCCTGCGCAAGACCATCGGGGCGCGGGCTGCCACGGGCTTCTCGCTTCTTGGCGGGGGGCTGGGGCTACTGCTGGCTGGAGCCGGTTCGTTTCCGAAGGCGGCGCTGCTGATGCCTCCCGCCGCGATGGGCACCACGGTGTGGTTAGCTTTCGTGTCCGCCGCGGCCTTCGCGCAGTGGAATCATCTCTCCACCCTGCATCCGGTGCCGCTGCTGGCAGGCTATCGGTTCCTGATTCCTTTAGCGGCCACGCTCGAATCGATGCTCTTCCTCGGCGAGCGGCCGGGCCAGGGGTTCATTCTAGGTGGAGTCCTGATCCTTGGTTCGCTTATCGCTTCACAGCGCTTGAGCCGCCCGGCGGCAGTTGCTTGA
- a CDS encoding KH domain-containing protein: MQVVTDQIRNFLQYIAVQFIEFPAEAQLKVTELGPKRLRFKLVLRQSDVALLIGRNGFSASAIRGVIKSIAEREDVNVNLQIHSHEEETEMLARERH, from the coding sequence ATGCAGGTGGTGACCGACCAGATCCGCAATTTCCTCCAGTACATTGCTGTCCAGTTCATCGAGTTCCCGGCGGAAGCACAGCTCAAGGTCACCGAACTCGGCCCGAAACGCCTCCGCTTCAAGCTCGTCCTGCGGCAATCTGACGTGGCCCTGCTGATCGGCCGGAACGGCTTCAGCGCCTCCGCCATCCGCGGCGTGATCAAGTCCATCGCCGAGCGCGAGGACGTGAACGTGAACCTGCAGATCCACTCCCACGAAGAGGAGACCGAGATGCTGGCGCGGGAGCGCCACTGA
- a CDS encoding DUF4136 domain-containing protein, which yields MASLAFASCMPVNSSVTRFHTLPAKGSGQSFVVLSTTGTNSLEFNTYAALVAAHLQTYGWTQSASESADYTVNFAANMGESRQEHGSLPIMGQTGGGTTYHSGSVNTYGSYGSTRGTYSGTSYTPATFGVVGSMPYSVTFHDSFLNLRIRDQKDQAVFEGRVAATGRNSELSVALPAMIDALFTGFPGESGKTKQISKAAR from the coding sequence ATGGCATCGCTCGCCTTTGCCTCTTGCATGCCAGTTAACAGCAGCGTCACTCGATTCCACACTCTTCCCGCCAAAGGCTCCGGGCAGAGCTTCGTGGTTCTCTCGACGACGGGGACAAACTCCCTCGAATTTAATACTTATGCCGCTCTGGTGGCTGCTCACCTCCAGACTTACGGCTGGACCCAGTCGGCCTCCGAGTCCGCTGACTATACGGTCAACTTCGCCGCTAATATGGGCGAGAGTCGGCAGGAGCATGGTTCTCTACCCATCATGGGCCAGACCGGAGGGGGAACCACTTACCACAGCGGATCGGTGAACACCTACGGAAGCTACGGCTCAACACGAGGGACCTACTCGGGGACGTCGTATACTCCGGCCACCTTCGGCGTAGTGGGTTCGATGCCCTACAGCGTGACCTTCCATGACAGCTTCTTGAATCTGAGAATCCGGGATCAGAAAGACCAAGCAGTCTTTGAAGGTCGCGTCGCCGCCACCGGCAGAAACTCCGAGCTTTCGGTGGCTCTTCCTGCGATGATCGACGCCCTCTTCACCGGCTTTCCGGGTGAAAGCGGCAAAACGAAGCAGATCAGCAAGGCGGCCCGCTAG
- the gp17 gene encoding tail completion protein gp17: protein MNELLTWLVAAIKGEDSLAALGGRVFPDVAPEGAKNPCLVYQLFGEESEAALDAGALKLGTLAYQVRIYADSRAQSNALREAFRLRFQGMSPVAIGGGWRVEGSAWGEPGG from the coding sequence ATGAATGAGCTTTTAACGTGGCTGGTGGCGGCGATCAAAGGGGAGGACTCGTTGGCGGCGCTGGGCGGACGGGTGTTTCCGGATGTGGCGCCGGAGGGCGCGAAGAATCCGTGCCTGGTCTATCAGCTCTTCGGGGAGGAGTCGGAGGCGGCGCTAGATGCTGGGGCCTTGAAGCTGGGGACGCTGGCGTATCAGGTCCGGATCTATGCCGACTCGCGGGCGCAGTCGAACGCGCTAAGGGAGGCGTTCCGGCTGCGGTTCCAGGGGATGAGCCCGGTGGCGATCGGCGGCGGGTGGCGGGTCGAGGGGAGTGCCTGGGGGGAACCTGGCGGATGA
- a CDS encoding HK97-gp10 family putative phage morphogenesis protein: MKRSLVHRASSKPSKGLFGVKVTVKGGARSSDRLAHRKGNAGKDYYPDAVERYYRFAELGTKYHPAQPYLKPALEGKADEVLNVVKRELAAGLERDSSGKRGAFEVPREKFQVPTKTIR; encoded by the coding sequence GTGAAGCGATCCCTGGTGCACCGGGCGAGCTCGAAGCCGTCGAAGGGGCTCTTCGGGGTCAAGGTGACGGTGAAGGGCGGGGCGCGGTCGAGTGATCGGCTCGCGCACCGGAAGGGGAATGCGGGGAAGGACTACTACCCCGACGCGGTCGAGCGCTATTACCGCTTCGCCGAGCTCGGCACCAAGTACCATCCGGCGCAGCCCTATCTTAAGCCCGCACTGGAAGGAAAGGCCGACGAGGTCTTGAACGTGGTGAAACGGGAACTGGCCGCGGGACTCGAGCGGGACTCGAGCGGGAAGCGAGGGGCCTTTGAAGTTCCAAGGGAAAAGTTCCAAGTGCCAACGAAGACAATCCGATGA